The following DNA comes from Candidatus Liberimonas magnetica.
CTGGATTTTAAGGCTTTTAGACCTGGCAGAACAAGGGAAGCCGTTAGAAACGAGCTTAAAATAGAAACAGATATTCCTATAGTTGCTTATATAGGGCGGCTTCATAAAGAAAAGGGTGCGGATTTCCTGCCGGAGCTGATTGACAAATTAAAGCACTGCGCATTCATAATAGCCGGGGACGGGCCGGAGAAAGAAATGTTGGAAGGAAAGCTCAGGCACTTGAACGCAGAGAAAAGGGTAAAACTGCTCGGCTGGAGGAATGATATTGCGGACCTCTTAAGCGCCAGCGATATATATATCCTTCCTTCAAGAGAAGAGAGTTTTCCTCAGAGCATACTTGAAGCGATGTCCTGCAGCCTGCCTGTGGTAGCCATGAACGTAGGAGGAGTAAGAGAGCTGGTCCAGGATGAGCATAACGGGGTATTGGTCAACCATCTTGACATAGAGAAGTTTTCGGATGCCGTAGACGGGCTGCTTAAAGACATTAAGAAGGCAAAAGAATTTGGTTTTAACGGGCATAATAAAAGCCTGAATTATTCCAACGATAAAATGATTGGCCAGGTGAAGTCTCTGTATGAAAATATGCTGTCCCGCACAAGAGCTCATCAAATAAAGTAGGAGGTAAAATGTATAGGATACTTAGTAATAAAATAAAAAACAACGAAGCTAAGATCGGAATTATGGGGCTTGGATATGTGGGCCTTCCGTTGGCGGTTGCATTTGCAAGTGAAGGGTTTGCGGTTACAGGTTTTGAGGTAGACCCGGCAAAAGTTAAGGCAATAAAGAGCAAAAGGTCGTACATAGACGATGTTGATTCTAAGACTGTCTCGGCTCTTGTTACAAGTAAAAAGCTGAACTCTACGACTGATTTTTCGCACTTAAAGAACATGGACGTTATAATTATATGCGTGCCGACTCCCCTTAGAAAATCAAAAGACCCGGATGTTTCCTATATAGTAGCTTCCGCGGAAAGTATTTCAAAGATAGTACGGGAAGGCCAGCTTATAATATTAGAATCCACTACTTATCCAGGCACAACTAAGGAGATCGTACAGCCTTTGCTTGAAAAAGGTGGCTTAAAGTGCGGTAAAGACCTTT
Coding sequences within:
- a CDS encoding glycosyltransferase, translated to MKIRIFYLSTSLNIGGTEKFLFTLIQSMVNEYEFTVGYIKEKGHIGELLEKNNVKVVHLPGFFAILKFLKENEFDMLHTFLFRANILGRIAGKIAKVPVIMSTQQAVDDWKCFYHAWLDGYTAQWCNLIIANSQAAKDLLCKREKIPASKIAVVYNGLDFKAFRPGRTREAVRNELKIETDIPIVAYIGRLHKEKGADFLPELIDKLKHCAFIIAGDGPEKEMLEGKLRHLNAEKRVKLLGWRNDIADLLSASDIYILPSREESFPQSILEAMSCSLPVVAMNVGGVRELVQDEHNGVLVNHLDIEKFSDAVDGLLKDIKKAKEFGFNGHNKSLNYSNDKMIGQVKSLYENMLSRTRAHQIK